The Qipengyuania oceanensis genome has a segment encoding these proteins:
- the rbfA gene encoding 30S ribosome-binding factor RbfA → MAKREAYTSEQQSVRVLKVGERVRHILSELLARQEVHDETVSAANISVTEVRMTPDLRNATAYVKPLLGKDEGEIVKALRQNTAFLQREVAKRLGLKFAPKLKFRPDESFEEADRIEALLRDPKVARDLDD, encoded by the coding sequence ATGGCGAAGCGCGAAGCCTATACCTCCGAGCAGCAATCGGTCCGCGTCCTCAAGGTCGGCGAGCGGGTCCGCCATATCCTCTCCGAACTGCTCGCCCGGCAGGAAGTGCACGACGAGACGGTCAGCGCGGCGAACATCTCGGTCACCGAAGTCCGCATGACGCCCGACCTGCGGAATGCGACCGCTTACGTCAAACCGCTGCTGGGCAAGGACGAAGGCGAAATCGTCAAGGCGCTGCGCCAGAACACGGCCTTCCTCCAGCGCGAGGTTGCCAAGCGCCTGGGGCTGAAATTTGCGCCGAAACTGAAATTTCGACCTGACGAAAGCTTCGAGGAAGCCGACCGGATCGAGGCGCTGCTGCGCGATCCCAAGGTCGCCCGCGATCTGGACGACTGA